The Flavipsychrobacter sp. genome contains the following window.
GAGTTTACAATAACTCCAGGTTCTGAAATGGTACGCTACACTATTGAGCGTGACGGTTTCTTGAACACTTATGATAAAATGGGAGGTATTGTATTGGCTAACGCTTGTGGACCTTGTATAGGACAGTGGGCACGTCATATGGACGATCCTAGCCGTAAGAATACTATTGTAACTTCTTTCAATAGAAACTTTGCTAAACGTAACGATGGTAATGTATCTACACACGCTTTCGTAGCTTCTCCTGAAATTGTTACTGCTTATGCTATTTCTGGTAGCTTGAGCTTCAACCCACTTACTGATAAGTTGACTAACGAGAATGGTGAGGAAGTAATGCTAGCTGAGCCTCAAGGTCTTGAGCTGCCAACTAAAGGTTTTGCAGTAGAAGATGCAGGCTACCAAGCTCCTGCTGAAGACGGAAGCAATGTACAAGTAGTAGTAAGCCCTGACAGTAACCGTTTACAACTATTAGAACCATTCACTCCTTGGGAAGGTACAGACCTTAAAGGCATGAAGCTGTTGATAAAAGCTCATGGCAAGTGCACTACAGACCATATCTCAATGGCAGGTCCTTGGTTGAAGTTCCGTGGTCACTTAGATAATATCTCTAACAATATGCTTATTGGTGCTATCAATGCATACAACCAAGAAGCTAACAAGGTAAAAAACCAACTTACAGGCGAATATGGCGCTGTGCCTGATACCGCTCGTGCGTACAAAGCAGCTGGTATAGGTAGCGTGGTAATAGGTGATGAGAACTACGGCGAAGGAAGCTCTCGTGAGCATGCTGCAATGGAACCTCGCCACTTAGGTGTACGTGCGGTTATCGTGAAGAGCTTTGCTCGTATCCACGAAACTAACCTGAAAAAGCAAGGTATGCTAGGTCTTACGTTTGCTGATAAGGCTGACTATGATAAAGTACAGGAAGACGACGCTATTGATATAGTAGGATTAACTGACTTTACTCCTGGTAAACCGCTTACAGTTGTATTGAACCATGCTGATGGCACTAAGGATGAAATACAAGTGAACCATACTTACAACAAACAACAAATTGAGTGGTTTGTAAAAGGTGGTGCACTAAACGTGATCCGTGAAGAGTTTGGTAAGTAATCAACAATACTGCAACATATAAATTTAAAGCCCGTATTCGTTACGGGCTTTTTTATGCCTTTTAGAAAACCTTAATAAAGGATATCTAATAAATTCTTTATTTTTAAGACCATGTACAAGCATATCTCTGCAGTAAGGAAGTTTATAGAATGGAAGGCCTTTGGCGTATGTGCTGCTGTAGGCGACCGCCTAGGCATAGGTAGCAACCGTATCCGTTTATGGTTTGTCTATATTTCTTTTCTCACACTAGGCTCCCCCATTATCATCTACATGATACTCGCCTTTTGGATGAACATGAAACGTTATATGGGATTGAGCAGAAGAAACCCTGTAAGGTGGATGTAACCTACATCACTACCCTTCTTATCAGTCTTTCCTTATCATAAAAAGACACGGTCTTAATTTTAGCGCTTCGCTTTATTGTAGCTAAAATTACGGGTGTTGCTTCGTATCCCAAGTCTTCATTCTTTTCATTAATAAGGCATTGTACCCTCAAGTTACCTTTATGCAACGTAACTTTTTGAAAGGCTAACTCTACTACTTTATTTTGAGCTTTTACCACCATGGCCAGCACATAGTTTTTACCAAAGTCGGGGCGCATATGATTATCCCCCATTACTGCTCCATAGCCAAAATATTCATCAATGTCTGATTGACTGGTAGCTACCATACAGTGTATTCTATCATTGAGTATAATGTCGTTCCTTAAAAAATAGCCACTACTTAAAGTAGTCATGGTTACAACTTGAGGTTCTTGGCTCGCATTCTTACTGCTCTTACACCCCACAAATAGCAGTAAGAAGAACAACCAACTATTCTTCAACAAAGTCATCTTTGTCTAATGTTTACTGTACTCATTAAATGTAGCCCTTTCCTCCTATTATAAAAATCTACTTTACTGATATTCTCTTGCTTTGGTACCACACATGCGGCAAGGGGATTATGGTCGTAAGTGAGCTTTTTCTTTTTAGTATCTACATTGCAATACACTTCCATAAAGTCTCCCGCTTTTACAGACACTCTTTCAAAAACAAGACTTGCATCGTATTTGGTAGTAGGCAGTACGAGTATAAGCATCCACTCTTTGCTAAAATGAGGCGTGTCTGGTCTTGAAGTAGTACCAAAATATTTTTCATACTCCTTGCGACTGGTAAGCACAATGGTATTCAATCCTTGCTCCAACAGGCTTTCATCACCTGCAAAATAGTGGTCTTGCAACATACGCATCTCCACGGGTTTGGGTTGGGCATGGGTTATTAATGTAGCAACAAACAATGAGATAAGAACAAACAAATACTTCATCAGTTAAAAAATGTGTTGCTTAAATATAAAACAAGATAAACGGATTAGACAATTTCTTATCTTTGCTTTCATTATTTAATTCTCATAAAAAGAAAGGAGTACACCATG
Protein-coding sequences here:
- a CDS encoding PspC domain-containing protein; protein product: MYKHISAVRKFIEWKAFGVCAAVGDRLGIGSNRIRLWFVYISFLTLGSPIIIYMILAFWMNMKRYMGLSRRNPVRWM